The nucleotide sequence CCGACGCCCTGGAGCACCGCTGGGTCCGTGCGATCCTCGGCCGCCAGGCCTAGCGACGGGCGCAGCGGTTACCCGGTTGTGACCCGGGGCTATTGACGACGGTCGTGTCGTCCTTCTACCGTGGTCCAGACCAATAGGAAAGTTTCCATTCAATTACCGTGACCCGGGTCGGAGGCGCAGTCGATGAGCACTCGCCGGGCCGAAGGAGTCGCCTTTCCCGCCGGGCCGCAGGGGCTGCTGAGATCGCTGAACGCCCGCGCGGTGCTCGAACACATCCACCGGGCGGGCCCCGTCTCGCGCGGCGATCTGGCCGCCGCCACCGGCCTGTCCAAGCCCACGGTCGGGCTCGCGTTGCAGTCGCTGAGCGCGGCCGGAGTGCTCGACACCGACAGCCCGAGCAGCGGCCGTCCGGGCCCGTCGGCCGCCCTGTACCGGATTCGGCCGCTGAGCGGGCTGTCGATCGGCCTGGACGTCGGTCACGAATGGACCTACGCCGCGGTCGCCGACATCAGCGGAGAAATGCTGGCCCGTCGCAAGGTCCGCACCCGTCGACGGCTCACCACCCTGGTTCGCCAACTCTCCGATCTGGTTGCGGACCTCGCCGGTGATCTCGGTGTTCCGGCGTCCGGCTTCGCGCACGCCGTGATCGGGGTGCCCGCCGTGGTCGCGCCGTCGGGGCAGTCGCTGGCGCTGTGCGACGTGCTGCCCGACAACGGCCGCGGATTCCCGCAGGCCATCCGGGCCGCGCTGCCGATGCCGGTGACGCTGGAGAACGACGTCAACCTGGCGGCTTTGGGGGAGAGAGCGGTCGGGTACGGGCGAGACATCGAGAACTTCGCCTTCTGCTCGATCGGTACCGGTGTCGGTGTCGGCATCATCATCGGCGGCAAGCTCTATCGGGGCGTGTCCGGATCAGCGGGCGAGGTCGGATACCTCCCGGGCGACGATCCCACCGTGCCGGCCACCCCGCCGCTGCTGCGCGCGATGATCGACAGCACCCTGTCCGGCACCGCGATCGTCGATGAGGCGCTCGCCCAAGGCCTGCCCCCCGAACTCGACGGTCGCGCTGTCTTCGATCTGGCCCGAGCCGGCGACGAGCGGGCCACCCGGGTGGTGGACATCATCGCCCGCCGGATCGCCTACGTCATCTGCAGCGTTCTGGCGGTACTCGACCCCCAATTGGTCGTCCTGGGTGGTGGAGTCGGGCTCAACTCCGACCTGCTCCTCGATCCCGTGATGGGGCATATCCGTGCGATGTCGCCGTTCGAACCGCACGTGGAAGTGAGCAAGAGCGGCAGCGATGCCGTGTTGTTCGGTGCCGTGTCCATGGCCAGCGAGCTCGCGCGCGACGCGGTGTTCGCGGCGGCCTCCCGTTGATCCACCGTCCGTTCGTACCGCCTTCGAAGCAGGAGAGCTGACCGAATGAAGCATCAACCGTCCCACACCATTGCGCGATCATGTCTGGTAGCCGGCCTCGCGCTGGTCACCGCCCTGGCCACCGCCTGCACCGGCGGCGGGTCGAACAAGGCCGCCGCGCCGGCCTCGGTCATCGCCACCGACGCCAGCCATGCCCCGACGTCGATCACCGTGTGGTCGTTCAACACCCTGGCCAAGGAGGTCAAGGCGTTCCAGGACGATCTGGGCCGCCTGCACCAGAAATATCCCTGGCTGACCGTCAAGTTCGTGCCGGGCAAGGACGACGCCGCCTTCGCCAAGGCCGTCGCGGCCGGCGATCCACCGGACGTGTTCATCTCCACCGCGCCCGACTAC is from Jatrophihabitans telluris and encodes:
- a CDS encoding ROK family transcriptional regulator; amino-acid sequence: MSTRRAEGVAFPAGPQGLLRSLNARAVLEHIHRAGPVSRGDLAAATGLSKPTVGLALQSLSAAGVLDTDSPSSGRPGPSAALYRIRPLSGLSIGLDVGHEWTYAAVADISGEMLARRKVRTRRRLTTLVRQLSDLVADLAGDLGVPASGFAHAVIGVPAVVAPSGQSLALCDVLPDNGRGFPQAIRAALPMPVTLENDVNLAALGERAVGYGRDIENFAFCSIGTGVGVGIIIGGKLYRGVSGSAGEVGYLPGDDPTVPATPPLLRAMIDSTLSGTAIVDEALAQGLPPELDGRAVFDLARAGDERATRVVDIIARRIAYVICSVLAVLDPQLVVLGGGVGLNSDLLLDPVMGHIRAMSPFEPHVEVSKSGSDAVLFGAVSMASELARDAVFAAASR